Proteins from a single region of Limnothrix sp. FACHB-406:
- a CDS encoding AMP-binding protein, which produces MEPAILTPDLAWAAPDRWLATLRDRTAAGWLWGIEAEALLRATEERAAALARSGCKGTQRRILLLESEPLPFLAGFFAAVAQGCSVFLGNAQWSTAERTQVLTWLQPDRLWENQGETILDKPPGDRAPLPPTAEPWIGLPTGGTSGQIRFALHQPRSLAASVAGFCAYFAEDWPGPQTHSTLCTLPLCHASGLMQVLRCFWGGGRLALAPIAQGLRLGSIGFLSLVPTQLLRLLGPETPWLQQFRVILLGGAPAWPALLDQAQAVGVRLAPTYGSTETASQVATLRPAEFLAGARGAGQVLPHATVAIESNWAHDSLGNSSTLGRVAIAGNSLAAGYLSAPGFTPLDTTATGQFLTDDLGYFDGAQRLHLVGRASHKIITGGENVYPAEVEAALWETGWVVDVVVLGLPDREWGQAIGAAYVPVNAMITPNQLRSALGDRLSRYKIPKRWLPLTQIPRNAQGKVDRLALAAQFRPFG; this is translated from the coding sequence ATGGAACCGGCGATCCTAACGCCCGATTTGGCCTGGGCCGCGCCCGATCGCTGGTTGGCCACATTGCGCGATCGAACAGCGGCCGGCTGGCTGTGGGGCATTGAGGCCGAGGCGCTGCTGCGGGCCACGGAGGAACGAGCGGCGGCCCTGGCGCGATCGGGCTGCAAGGGAACCCAACGGCGAATTTTGCTGTTGGAATCGGAGCCATTGCCCTTTTTGGCGGGATTTTTCGCGGCCGTTGCCCAAGGCTGCTCCGTTTTTTTAGGTAATGCCCAATGGAGCACCGCTGAACGAACCCAGGTGCTGACTTGGTTGCAGCCCGATCGACTCTGGGAAAACCAGGGCGAAACCATCCTAGATAAGCCCCCGGGCGATCGTGCTCCCTTGCCCCCGACGGCGGAACCTTGGATTGGGCTACCCACGGGCGGCACATCGGGCCAAATCCGCTTTGCACTGCACCAACCCCGATCGCTAGCCGCTTCCGTGGCCGGCTTTTGCGCTTATTTTGCGGAAGATTGGCCCGGCCCCCAAACCCACAGCACCCTTTGCACCTTGCCCCTGTGCCATGCCAGCGGGTTAATGCAGGTCTTGCGTTGCTTTTGGGGCGGCGGCCGGTTAGCCCTGGCTCCGATCGCCCAAGGATTGCGCTTGGGGTCGATCGGGTTTTTGTCCCTGGTTCCCACCCAGCTCCTGCGGCTGCTGGGGCCAGAAACCCCGTGGCTCCAGCAATTTCGCGTGATTCTGTTGGGGGGCGCGCCCGCCTGGCCGGCCCTGCTGGATCAAGCCCAAGCGGTGGGGGTGCGGCTGGCTCCCACCTATGGCTCCACGGAAACCGCCTCCCAGGTGGCCACCCTGCGGCCCGCTGAATTTCTGGCCGGGGCCCGAGGGGCAGGACAGGTGTTGCCCCATGCGACGGTGGCGATCGAGTCAAACTGGGCCCACGATTCCCTTGGGAACAGCTCAACCCTTGGCCGAGTGGCGATCGCGGGGAATTCCTTGGCGGCCGGCTATCTGAGCGCCCCAGGGTTTACCCCTCTGGACACCACTGCCACGGGGCAATTCCTGACGGATGATCTGGGCTATTTTGACGGGGCCCAACGGCTGCATTTGGTGGGCCGCGCCAGCCACAAAATTATCACCGGGGGCGAAAATGTCTATCCCGCCGAGGTGGAAGCGGCCCTTTGGGAGACGGGATGGGTGGTTGATGTGGTGGTGTTGGGGTTGCCCGATCGGGAATGGGGACAGGCGATCGGGGCGGCCTATGTGCCGGTGAACGCCATGATCACGCCCAATCAACTGCGATCGGCCTTGGGCGATCGGCTCAGTCGCTACAAAATTCCCAAACGCTGGCTACCCCTAACCCAGATTCCCCGCAACGCCCAAGGCAAGGTCGATCGGCTGGCCTTAGCCGCTCAGTTTCGCCCATTCGGTTAA
- a CDS encoding o-succinylbenzoate synthase, which yields MRSNRLNVQFRYYERNFVRPLQTSYGSWAKREGIVVRLRDEADRFGWGEIAPLPWFGTETLEQAITFLRSLDGEISPAQLWQIPDTLPCCQFALESAFKSLANDREPAPFTLPPDRLAALLPAGERVLSSWQTPWTAGHRTFKWKIGVFASELEWGWFAQLLGNLPPEGRLRLDANGALTEAACRGWLERCDGAGDRVEFLEQPLAQVAPMQAIAPHFRTPIALDESVTQFKHLQAAVQGGWRGLFVLKPSIAGFPSRLQATIQTRGLDCVFSSVFESFVGQGAALRLAEVGARPGSARALGFGVGSWLDPLPPRWLEGLWNRRS from the coding sequence GTGCGATCGAATCGCTTGAATGTGCAATTTCGATATTACGAACGCAACTTTGTGCGTCCGTTACAAACCAGCTATGGCAGTTGGGCCAAGCGCGAAGGAATTGTGGTGCGGCTGCGAGATGAAGCCGATCGATTCGGTTGGGGAGAAATCGCACCCTTGCCTTGGTTTGGCACTGAAACCCTGGAGCAGGCGATCACCTTTTTACGATCGCTGGATGGGGAAATTTCACCGGCTCAACTGTGGCAAATTCCAGACACTTTGCCCTGTTGTCAATTTGCCCTGGAATCGGCCTTCAAAAGCCTGGCCAACGATCGGGAACCGGCCCCCTTTACCCTCCCGCCCGATCGCTTGGCGGCCCTGTTACCGGCCGGTGAACGGGTGTTGAGCAGTTGGCAAACTCCCTGGACAGCCGGCCATCGCACCTTCAAGTGGAAAATTGGCGTTTTTGCCAGCGAATTGGAATGGGGCTGGTTTGCACAATTGTTGGGGAACCTGCCGCCGGAAGGCCGGTTGCGACTGGATGCCAACGGGGCGCTCACGGAGGCCGCCTGTCGCGGCTGGCTGGAACGGTGCGACGGAGCGGGCGATCGGGTGGAATTTTTGGAACAGCCCCTGGCCCAGGTGGCTCCCATGCAGGCGATCGCCCCCCATTTCCGCACCCCGATCGCCCTTGATGAATCGGTGACCCAGTTCAAACACCTGCAAGCCGCCGTCCAAGGGGGCTGGCGCGGTTTGTTTGTTCTGAAACCCAGCATTGCCGGATTTCCCAGTCGCCTTCAGGCCACCATTCAAACCCGCGGCCTCGATTGCGTGTTTTCTTCGGTGTTTGAAAGTTTTGTGGGCCAAGGGGCTGCGCTGCGGTTGGCGGAAGTGGGGGCGCGGCCTGGGAGCGCAAGGGCCTTGGGCTTTGGGGTGGGCAGTTGGCTGGATCCCTTGCCCCCGCGCTGGTTGGAAGGCCTATGGAACCGGCGATCCTAA
- the menA gene encoding 2-carboxy-1,4-naphthoquinone phytyltransferase, with protein sequence MTAPSLSAPPNSPPEAPSRRQLWKAAIKLPMYTVAVMPILLGSAIAAFETKRLNGGILALFLGAAIAIIAWLNLTNDVFDSDTGIDVNKAHSVVNLTGNRSLVFAIANLFLVAGIASIGAIAWLQQDWTVLAIILASCVLGYSYQGPPFRFGYLGLGEPICFVTFGPMALAAAYYSQTQSWSLLNWGASVFMGITTSLILFCSHFHQVADDLRAGKRSPVARLGTARSAALLPWFCGTAFGVVVAGVLWGAFPLWTLLTGLSLPIALHLCRHVGQHHDQPDRVSNSKFIAVKFHFWSGLALSGGFLLGAWLQ encoded by the coding sequence ATGACTGCTCCCAGTCTTTCTGCCCCACCCAACAGCCCGCCCGAAGCGCCCTCCCGCCGTCAACTTTGGAAGGCGGCGATTAAACTGCCCATGTATACCGTGGCAGTGATGCCGATTCTATTGGGATCCGCCATCGCCGCCTTTGAAACCAAACGGCTGAATGGGGGAATTTTGGCCCTGTTTTTAGGGGCGGCCATTGCCATTATTGCTTGGTTGAATCTAACCAATGATGTGTTTGATTCTGATACGGGCATTGATGTGAATAAAGCCCATTCCGTGGTGAATTTAACCGGTAACCGATCGCTGGTTTTTGCGATCGCTAATCTATTTTTAGTGGCTGGAATTGCATCCATTGGGGCGATCGCTTGGCTCCAACAGGATTGGACGGTTTTGGCAATCATTTTAGCCAGTTGTGTTTTGGGCTATAGCTATCAAGGGCCGCCCTTTCGCTTTGGCTATTTAGGGTTGGGAGAACCCATCTGTTTTGTCACCTTTGGGCCCATGGCCCTGGCCGCTGCTTACTATAGCCAAACCCAAAGTTGGTCGCTGTTGAATTGGGGCGCGTCCGTCTTTATGGGCATCACCACCAGCCTCATTTTGTTCTGTTCCCATTTCCATCAGGTGGCGGATGATTTGCGGGCGGGCAAACGATCGCCCGTGGCCCGGCTGGGCACGGCTCGATCGGCCGCCCTGCTGCCCTGGTTTTGTGGCACAGCCTTTGGAGTAGTGGTGGCGGGAGTCCTGTGGGGGGCTTTCCCCCTTTGGACGTTGCTCACGGGTTTGAGCTTGCCGATCGCCCTGCATTTGTGTCGGCATGTGGGGCAACACCACGACCAGCCCGATCGGGTCAGCAACAGCAAATTCATCGCCGTCAAATTTCATTTTTGGAGCGGTTTAGCCCTCAGTGGCGGTTTTCTGTTGGGGGCTTGGTTACAGTAG
- a CDS encoding DUF928 domain-containing protein has product MGLVLAGLLAGVTLGALPGWAIEPLQPITRRANPTLSQTQQQPKQARPPVRGDRPINGRGRGAGSYSGCTMEGAADPAKLLVALVPQVVWENGETVVLGETRHAQPGLWFYVGYPAGTVLEWELQDADGYALDQQRLVMGSQAGLLRLPLSPNGPGLAPNRFYSWYLRVNCANRPEESVDFVAGTIVHAANAKTEYWLDQLDRLLSPGGQGRSPQLIELLDQEGFSDLREAPLVAPPQLAPVTN; this is encoded by the coding sequence ATGGGTCTTGTTTTGGCTGGTTTGTTGGCAGGGGTGACGCTCGGAGCTTTGCCGGGCTGGGCGATCGAACCGCTTCAGCCGATCACCCGCCGGGCCAATCCCACCCTGAGCCAAACCCAGCAGCAACCCAAACAAGCCAGACCCCCCGTGCGGGGCGATCGACCGATCAATGGCCGCGGGCGTGGGGCCGGGAGCTATAGCGGTTGCACCATGGAGGGGGCGGCGGATCCGGCCAAGCTGCTGGTGGCGCTGGTTCCACAGGTTGTTTGGGAAAATGGGGAAACGGTGGTTTTGGGCGAAACCCGCCATGCTCAGCCTGGGTTGTGGTTTTATGTGGGCTATCCAGCGGGCACGGTGTTGGAATGGGAATTGCAAGATGCGGACGGTTATGCCCTGGATCAGCAGCGCTTGGTGATGGGTTCCCAAGCGGGGCTGTTGCGATTGCCCCTATCGCCCAACGGCCCGGGCCTTGCGCCTAATCGTTTCTATTCCTGGTATTTGCGGGTGAACTGTGCCAATCGACCCGAGGAATCGGTGGACTTTGTGGCGGGCACGATCGTCCATGCGGCCAATGCCAAAACGGAATATTGGTTGGATCAGCTCGATCGGCTCTTGAGTCCCGGCGGCCAAGGGCGATCGCCCCAATTGATAGAACTCTTGGATCAGGAGGGCTTTAGCGATTTACGCGAGGCCCCCTTGGTCGCGCCGCCCCAGCTAGCGCCAGTCACCAATTAG